The following is a genomic window from Variovorax paradoxus.
GGCTTGCGCCTGTTGCAGCAACTGCTCGAGATTGCGGCGCTGGGCCTCGTGGCTGGCTGCACGCCAAGCAGCGCGCGCGCTGTCGGCACGGCGCTGGGCTTCTGCCGCGTACTGGCGCGCGTGGTCCACGGCGGCGTCGCTGTCTTGCAGCTGCCTGGCCGTCTGGTCGCAGGCACGCTCGCGTGTTTGAACTTCGGCTTGCTGCTGTGCCAATCCGGCCAATTCCTTTGCAAGCAGCTCGCGGGTTTCGTGCAACTGGTGCAGGCGCGCACGGTCGCTGCGCAATTGTTCCTGGCTGGCCTGCAACGCGTCGTTGCGGCGCTGCGTTGCAACCAGCTCTTCGCGCAGCACTTCCCAGGGGCGGGCGATCTCGTCGGCCCGGTGCTGCAGGCGCATGTCCGCCAGCTGGTCGACCTGCTGGCGGTAGGTGGCGACCTGCGTGTCGATCGCTCCAAGTTCGGCTTGCAACTCAGCAGCCTGGGCGATGGCTTCCGCATAGGCGGCGCGCGGCTTGCCGGTGGTCGAAGTCAGGAGTTCATCGCGCTGGGCCCGCAGGCTGTCGAGAATCACGTCGCCGCCGCTCGCTGCCAACGCCGCAGCCGAATCGCCCGCTGGGTCGCGAAGCGCGTCGTGCAGATGATCGCGGGCATGGCTCACGTCCAGCTCTTGCCCGCGCCCCTGCTCCACCCACAGCAGGCCTGGAATGCCCCAGTTCTCCGGCTTGCTTGCGCCCTTTCCGGCGAAGGAAAAGCCGAACAGCTGCGCCAGATGGTCTTCGGCATCAGTGCCGTCGAAGGCGCGCGTGCCGACGGCAAGGGTGCAACGCTTCTTGCCGAGAAAGCTCTTCACCAGCCGATGGCTCTGGCCGTCGATCAAAAAGTCGAGCTCGACCAGCGGTGCGGCACCGCTGCCCTCGCCCCAGGGCCGCAGGTCTTCCACGGCCGTGGAGCGGTGGCGCTCGAAAAAAGCCGCGCGAATCGCGCGCACCAGCGAGCTCTTGCCCGCCTCGTTGGGCGCGGCCACGATGTTGAGCCCGGGCCCGAAGCCGCCGAGCTCCAGCGGTGAGCGAAAGCGCCGCAGCTGCTCCACGCGCAGGCGAGTGATCTGCAGCTTCATGGCCGGGCGCCCTCTTCCTTCGGCACGACAGCCGGTGCGCGCTGCACAAGCTCGGCTGCCAGCAGCGCCATCGCGTCCTGGGCCACGCGCGCCTCGTGCGGATCGGCGCCGGCCTGCGCTTCGCGCAGTTCTTGCACCACCTCGCCCAGATAGCCGTCGGCCTGCAGCCCGGCAATGTCTTCATCGGTAGGCACCAGCCGGAGCGCCGACAGATCGGCCTGCAAATGCCGCGCCCGAGCCTCCGCACGGCCGATGGCCTCTTGCAAACGCTGCAGGCCCGCGACGTCGACCTGGCCTTGCACGCGCAGCTCCGCCACGTCGTGCACATCCAGCGGCTCCAGTTGTGCAATCAAGCCATCGCTGTCGCTGGCAACCTGCAGCGTCGCAGTGATCGACCGCCACCGGAACCGGCCTACCGCCAGCGGGGCGACCTGCGGTTCAGCGCCCGGCGCGGCGATGTCGACCAGCAGCGCCTGGCCCGATCCGTTGTCCTTGAAACGGTCCGGCTCCGGCGTGCCCGCGTACCAGGTGCGCGCGTCGATGCGCTTGCAGCCGTGCCAATCGCCAAGCGCAAGATAGTCGAGCCGCGCGCTCGTTGCCCGGTCGGGCGCAATGGGGTTGGCGGAATCGATGTCTTCCGCCAGCAGGCCCTGCACGCTGCCGTGCGCCAGGCCGATACGCAACATGCCCGCGGGCGTTTCTGCTGCGTCGAACCAGGTCGTGAGATCGTTGTAGGTGTGGCGCTGCACAAGCGGCGCGGGCAGCACTGCAAAGCCTTGCGCCTCGAACACGCTCACCTCGGGAGCCAGCAACGCATGGACGTTTGGCGGCACCACGCCCAGGCGCTGCGCGCGCGTCCAGACGCTTTCCGCCAGGGCGGCGTCGTGGTTGCCCGGAATCATGAGCCAGGGGCCCGTGTAGCCCGACAGCGCATTGAACAGCCGGCGCAGCGTGCGCTCGGAAACAGTCTGCATGTCGAAGACGTCCCCGGCGACGAGCACGGCATCCACCCCGTGCTCGGTGGCAAGTGCCGCAAGCCGCTCGACCGCGGTGATCCGCGCCTCCGCCAGGATCGGCGCGTGCTCGGCATCGAAGGTAGCGAACTGGCGGCCGATCTGCCAGTCGGCCGAGTGGAGAAAACGTGTCATGGAAGCGTATGCGCGGATCGGGGCCGCGGAAAACGGGCGAAAGCCGATCAGGTGTGGACTCTACAGCCCTCGTCTTGGCGCCTTTTGCAGCAGTTCGGCAAGCTGCGCCTTCCACCAAATGGCCTGGGCTGTGGTTCCGTGTCCAGTGGTCCTGTCGCTGGCCGGAATCAGGTGATAGCTGCCATTCTTCACGCGCTTCATTTCACGTTCCATGATGCCGGTCTCAGGTGGGTTGCGCTCGTCGTCGGCCGCGTTGACGGCAAGCACGGCTGCCTCGATGCGCTCCAGGCCACTGGACGGGTTGTAGTCGGCGGACGCTTCCCATTGGTAGAGGATGTCGTTCGCGTCTGCAGTGAACGGCGCACTCAGGCGACCCTCCAGCAGCTTGTCGGCCTGGGCGCGCGTGGGTGCGGCCTTGTACATCGCCAGATTGCCGCCGCTGGTGGCGGTGCCGAAGAACACGGAGGCAAACTGTGCACTGCGAGGCTGCGCGGTGTAGTTGCCGTTGTTCCACTCCGGATCTCGTCGGATGGACTCCGTCAGCAGCCGTCGCATCATCCAGTTGCGGCTGGACATTTCGGTGGGCTGGCACGCCATCGGCACCAGCGCGTCCATGGCGTTCGGGTACTTCACGCCCCACATCCATGCGTGCATGCCCCCCATCGAATTGCCGATGATCGCCCGCAGGTGCCTGACGCCCAGGTGTTCGGTGACAAGCCGGTACTGTGCCTCCACCATGTCGTCATAGTTGTAGCGGGGAAACTTGGCGCGCAGGCCATCGGAGGGGCGGGCCGACTTGCCCGTTCCCAAACCATCGGGAATGATGATGTAGTAGCGGGTGGCGTCCAGCGGCTGGCCCACGCCGAATAGCTCGCCGGCAAACGCGGGTGTGAGCATGCTTGCGGCCGAGCCGGCGGTTCCATGCAGGATCAGCACCGGCTCGCCGCGGGGTGCGCCAACGGTAACGTAGTTGAGGCGCAGTTCAGGCACGACTTGCCCGGTATGAAAGCGAAAGTCCTTCGCGGTCCAACTGCCCTCCTGGGGCGCCGGGTAATCTGCGGCCCGGCTGGTCAAGGCGAGCATCGCCAGGCACGAGTACAAGGCAGCCCGCAATCCGAACGGGTTGAAATGTGGACGCGTGGGCATGCTTTGTCTCCTGTGGTTTTGAGCGCAATTTACCCGAACCTGCAAGCAGCCGCCCCACGAAAGCAGAGCCCGGCGCTACCCGTCAAGGGCGATCGGGCCTGATGTCTGGCGCCGGGGTCGAAGAAACACCCTGCGCCTTCGCGGCGCTCGCTTGCGCGGCCATCGCAGCCTTGAAGCCCGGGCGCGCCTGCAACCGACCCCAGTAAGCCGAGACCGAGGGTGTGAAGCGCTCCGCCAGGCCCAGGTGCTCGGCCAACAACAATGCATAGCCCACGGACACGTCCGCCGCGGTGAAGCGGCCCGCACAAAGATAGTCGCGCTCGGCGAGCAGCGGCTCCAGCGTTCGCAACCGCGCAAGGAACCACTTGGCATAGTCGTCGGCCACCTGCGGCTGCTTTCGCTCCCCCTGCTCGAAATGCGCATACCGCAACACGAGGGTCTGCGGAAAGGTCAGCGTCGCCTCACCGAAATGAAGATAGTTGAGGTACGGCCCGAAGTCTGGTTCACCGGGACCTACGTCCAGTTGTCCCGCCGAGAACCGCGCGGCCAGGTACTGGCAGATTGCGGCCGACTCGGTCATTCGCATGGCGCCATCGGACAGCATCGGCACCGTGCCGAGCGGGTTGACCTCCAGGTACGGCCGCGACAGCACGCGCGGCGGAAACGGCAGCATCTCGAGTTGGTAGGAAAGCCCGATTTCCTCAAGCATCCAGAGAGGCCGGAACGAGCGTGCGCTGACGCAGTGGTGAAGGGTGATCATGTTCGGTCGGAATCGTACCAAGCGCCCTTGCCCGGTGCCCATCTCGCTCCGGCCGATTCACTCCTCCGCCAACACCCCATGCACCACACCCGTGCCTGCATTCTTCTTTTGTGCCTTGATGAAGAAGGCCACAACCTGCCAGACGGTGAAAACGGCAATCATCGCCATGAGCGTGCCGCTGATGGGCCTGTTGACGAACACATTGAAGCTTCCGCGGCTCAGCAACATCGCCCGGCGGAAATTTTCTTCCAGCATCGGGCCGAGGATGAATCCGAGCATGAGTGGCGCGGCGTCCAGTTCGAGCCGCATGAACATGTACCCCATGAAGCCGAAGGCCGACGTGATGAAGACGTCTTCGAGGTTGTTGTTGACGCTGTAGGTGCCAATGCAGCAGAAGAACAGGATCGACGGAAACAGCACGCTGTATGGAATCTTGAACACCGAAAGCCAGTAGCGCACCAGCGGCACGTTCAGCACCAGCAGGAACACATTGCCGATCCACATGCTGGCCACCAGGCCCCAGAACAGCTCGGGGTGCGCGCCGATCATGTTGGGCCCCGGCTGGATGCCCTTGATGATGAAGGCCGCCAGCATCAGCGCCATGACCGCATTCTCCGGAATGCCGATGCTCATCAGCGGAATGAAGCTGGTGCGCGCGGCCGCTTCATCGGCCGCGGCCTGGCCGGCCACACCCTCGATGCAGCCGGAGCCGATTTCATGCTTGTACTTGCTCACCTTCTTGTCCAGCGCATAGGCCGCAAACTGCGCGATGGTCGGGCCGCCGCCGGGCAAGATGCCCAGCAACGAGCCAACCACGCTGCCGCGCAGCGCGCTGGGAATGATCCGCTTGAATTCCGCCCAGGTGGGAATCAGGTTGATCTTGCCGTTGAAGGGCGAGCGCTCTTCCCGCGAATCGAGATTCTTGGTGATCTCTGCAATGCCGAAACAACCCAGCGCAATGCTCACGATGCCAACGCCGTCGGTCAAGAAAGGCATGTCGAGCGTGAAGCGCGCCATGCCGCTGTTCACGTCGGTGCCAATCGTTCCCAGCAGCACGCCAATCATGCACATGGCCAGGCCGTTCAGCAGGCTGCCGGTGGTCACGAAGCTCACGCACACAAAGCCCACCAGCATCATTGCTACATAGTCCGCGGGGCCGAACAGAAAGGCGACCTCGCCGAGCATGGGTGCGAAGAACGACAGAACCAGAATGGCCACTGTGCCGCCGATGAAGCTGGAGAAACCGGCCGTGAAGAGCGCCAGTCCGGTCTGCCCTTTCAGCGTCATCGCATACCCGTCGATGCACGCCACGATGCTGCTCGCGTGCGGAATCTTCATGGTGATGGCGCTCACGCTGTCGCCGTATTGCGCACCGTAGTAAATGCCGGCCAGCATGATGAGCGCGCCGGTCGTGGGAATCGAATAGGTCAGCGGCAGCAGCAGGCTGATGGTTGCCAACGGGCCAAGGCCCGGCAGCAGGCCGACCAGTGTTCCCACCGTGCAGCCGATGGCGCAGAACAGCAGGTTCTGCCATGTGAGGGCGTGCGAAAAACCGAACGCCAGGTTGTGCAGGACTTCCATGATGTTGGTAGCCTCAAAAAAGCGGCAGGTTCAAGCCGAGGAGCTTCTGAAGCGCAAAGGCCATGGCAATCAGCCCGGCAGAAATCTTGACGTTGCGCAGCCACGAGTTGGAGCTGCCGGCAAAGGCCGAGCAGAACACCATGAAGACAATGCCCACGGCCATGTCCAGATACATCGAGATCAATGCAAAGCCGCAAAGGCTGCCCAGGATGAGCGCGATGTTCTTGAAGTGAAGGTCCAGCCGCACCGGCTCGACGAAGAACGACCGGACCACCGTCGAAAGGCCGATCAGCAGCAGCAGGCTGCTCACCATCACGGGGAACAGGCCCGGCCCCGCGCGGCTCAGGTCTCCAATGGGATAGCGAAGCGCCGTGAGGCCGAAGGCCAGCGCAATTGCCATGAGGAAGAGTCCCCTGGCAAGATTTCTGTTTCTCATACGTTCTCGATGTAGAGGGTTTGTCGAACGCAGCCGGCGCGGGTGAATACGGCCCGGCTTGTCTCCATCCGGACTGGGCTCCGGACGTTCGAATGCTCTTGCGTCGAACTGATCGCAATCTGACGCCGATGCGAGGGGAATTACGTATCTGGACGCCGGCGCCTCGGAACGCCCGTGGAGCATTCAGCGTTGTTGACCCCTTCAATGCGGCGCGTTCATGCCCCCTGCCCCAGTTCTGCAAGGTAAGCGGCGCCTTCGCGCTGAACGACGAGATGCTCGAGAACTTTGCTTTCGCCTCCTGCAAGAAAGTGAAAGACGTGGCCGTGAACGTCATGCG
Proteins encoded in this region:
- a CDS encoding metallophosphoesterase family protein → MTRFLHSADWQIGRQFATFDAEHAPILAEARITAVERLAALATEHGVDAVLVAGDVFDMQTVSERTLRRLFNALSGYTGPWLMIPGNHDAALAESVWTRAQRLGVVPPNVHALLAPEVSVFEAQGFAVLPAPLVQRHTYNDLTTWFDAAETPAGMLRIGLAHGSVQGLLAEDIDSANPIAPDRATSARLDYLALGDWHGCKRIDARTWYAGTPEPDRFKDNGSGQALLVDIAAPGAEPQVAPLAVGRFRWRSITATLQVASDSDGLIAQLEPLDVHDVAELRVQGQVDVAGLQRLQEAIGRAEARARHLQADLSALRLVPTDEDIAGLQADGYLGEVVQELREAQAGADPHEARVAQDAMALLAAELVQRAPAVVPKEEGARP
- a CDS encoding alpha/beta fold hydrolase — translated: MPTRPHFNPFGLRAALYSCLAMLALTSRAADYPAPQEGSWTAKDFRFHTGQVVPELRLNYVTVGAPRGEPVLILHGTAGSAASMLTPAFAGELFGVGQPLDATRYYIIIPDGLGTGKSARPSDGLRAKFPRYNYDDMVEAQYRLVTEHLGVRHLRAIIGNSMGGMHAWMWGVKYPNAMDALVPMACQPTEMSSRNWMMRRLLTESIRRDPEWNNGNYTAQPRSAQFASVFFGTATSGGNLAMYKAAPTRAQADKLLEGRLSAPFTADANDILYQWEASADYNPSSGLERIEAAVLAVNAADDERNPPETGIMEREMKRVKNGSYHLIPASDRTTGHGTTAQAIWWKAQLAELLQKAPRRGL
- a CDS encoding glutathione S-transferase family protein, which translates into the protein MITLHHCVSARSFRPLWMLEEIGLSYQLEMLPFPPRVLSRPYLEVNPLGTVPMLSDGAMRMTESAAICQYLAARFSAGQLDVGPGEPDFGPYLNYLHFGEATLTFPQTLVLRYAHFEQGERKQPQVADDYAKWFLARLRTLEPLLAERDYLCAGRFTAADVSVGYALLLAEHLGLAERFTPSVSAYWGRLQARPGFKAAMAAQASAAKAQGVSSTPAPDIRPDRP
- a CDS encoding tripartite tricarboxylate transporter permease encodes the protein MEVLHNLAFGFSHALTWQNLLFCAIGCTVGTLVGLLPGLGPLATISLLLPLTYSIPTTGALIMLAGIYYGAQYGDSVSAITMKIPHASSIVACIDGYAMTLKGQTGLALFTAGFSSFIGGTVAILVLSFFAPMLGEVAFLFGPADYVAMMLVGFVCVSFVTTGSLLNGLAMCMIGVLLGTIGTDVNSGMARFTLDMPFLTDGVGIVSIALGCFGIAEITKNLDSREERSPFNGKINLIPTWAEFKRIIPSALRGSVVGSLLGILPGGGPTIAQFAAYALDKKVSKYKHEIGSGCIEGVAGQAAADEAAARTSFIPLMSIGIPENAVMALMLAAFIIKGIQPGPNMIGAHPELFWGLVASMWIGNVFLLVLNVPLVRYWLSVFKIPYSVLFPSILFFCCIGTYSVNNNLEDVFITSAFGFMGYMFMRLELDAAPLMLGFILGPMLEENFRRAMLLSRGSFNVFVNRPISGTLMAMIAVFTVWQVVAFFIKAQKKNAGTGVVHGVLAEE
- a CDS encoding tripartite tricarboxylate transporter TctB family protein, producing the protein MAIALAFGLTALRYPIGDLSRAGPGLFPVMVSSLLLLIGLSTVVRSFFVEPVRLDLHFKNIALILGSLCGFALISMYLDMAVGIVFMVFCSAFAGSSNSWLRNVKISAGLIAMAFALQKLLGLNLPLF